A region of Vitis riparia cultivar Riparia Gloire de Montpellier isolate 1030 chromosome 12, EGFV_Vit.rip_1.0, whole genome shotgun sequence DNA encodes the following proteins:
- the LOC117925892 gene encoding TLC domain-containing protein 4-B-like has protein sequence MLASKTAAMEIKSYQNQAGALLKEYVLADSFIPYASIIGGLVACKMVYHLTQLISAVHFKSFSSLSKVQRNEWNNRSISTFHAIFITVMSLYFVFWSDLYSDELLAGFVTFRSSSLSTFSLGVSVGYFLADLGMICWFYPSLGGMEYVVHHLLSIAAVAYAMLTGEGQLYTYMVLISETTTPGINLRWYLDVAGMKRSGAYVMNGVVIFFAWLVARILLFIYLFYHIYLHYDQVKQMHNIGLFLVVVVPSVLAVMNLMWFAKIIKGLKKTLTKRQ, from the exons ATGCTGGCTTCCAAAACAGCAGCTATGGAGATCAAATCTTACCAGAATCAGGCTGGAGCTCTTCTTAAGGAATATGTGCTAGCAGATTCTTTTATACCCTATGCTTCGATTATCGGTGGTCTTGTCGCTTGCAAGATG GTCTATCATCTTACTCAGTTGATCAGTGCAGTTCATTTTAAGAGCTTTTCCAGCCTTTCAAAAGTCCAACGTAATGAGTGGAATAACCG GTCTATATCTACTTTCCATGCCATTTTTATTACAGTTATGTCATTATACTTCGTGTTCTGGTCTGATCTTTATTCTGATGAACTACTTGCGGGCTTTGTTACATTTCGGAGCTCATCACTATCTACATTTTCTTTGGGG GTTTCTGTTGGTTACTTCCTTGCTGATCTTGGGATGATATGTTGGTTTTATCCTTCCCTAGGCGGAATGGAGTAT GTGGTTCATCATCTTTTATCTATAGCTGCAGTGGCATATGCAATGTTGACTGGGGAAGGGCAACTTTACACCTACATGGTTCTTATCTCTGAGACAACAACCCCAGGGATCAATTTGAGATG GTATCTTGATGTTGCTGGAATGAAGAGGTCCGGAGCATATGTCATGAATGGGGttgtgattttctttgcttGGCTG GTTGCCAGAATACTCCTTTTCATATACCTGTTTTACCATATCTACTTGCACTATGATCAG GTTAAGCAGATGCACAACATTGGGCTATTCTTGGTAGTAGTTGTTCCATCAGTGCTTGCTGTCATGAACTTGATGTGGTTTGCCAAGATCATAAAAGGATTGAAGAAGACATTGACCAAGAGACAATGA
- the LOC117927152 gene encoding protein PHOSPHATE STARVATION RESPONSE 1-like — translation MSFSIFHQPEMKNSQRTGVRQYNKSEFPRLRWTPELHDHFVEVVERLGGKYRATPKRILQMMSVKGLKISHVKSHLQMYRNMKGCSNINILVPMKHLCEERANFNANGFFPISSSQRLTARNELREWELDRRGFEPNFFHEESDGLQIMEETGDYEQQDTQTSLLSGMSKEEDVGPKEICELSLSFATSPLMRSKEDQESWPLNNIDHTRHSNATARNFINIPHFQSLRENRLNLDLTISTCFSHSN, via the exons ATGAGCTTCTCCATTTTTCATCAGCCGGAAATGAAGAATTCTCAGAGAACTGGAGTAAGGCAGTACAACAAATCGGAGTTCCCGCGTTTGCGGTGGACGCCTGAGCTCCACGATCACTTTGTTGAAGTTGTTGAACGTCTCGGTGGGAAATACA GAGCGACGCCCAAGAGGATTCTGCAGATGATGAGTGTGAAGGGACTGAAGATATCTCATGTCAAAAGCCATCTTCAG ATGTACAGAAACATGAAAGGTTGCAGTAACATCAATATCCTTGTACCCATGAAGCATTTGTGTGAAGAGAGAGCAAATTTTAATGCTAATGGATTCTTCCCCATTAGCTCATCTCAGAG GCTAACAGCAAGGAATGAGTTAAGAGAATGGGAACTTGACAGGAGGGGCTTTGAACCCAACTTCTTTCATGAAGAAAGTGATGGCCTCCAAATAATGGAAGAAACTGGTGATTACGAGCAACAG GACACGCAGACAAGCTTACTCAGTGGAATGTCGAAGGAAGAAGATGTTGGACCAAAAGAAATTTGTGAACTCTCCTTATCATTCGCGACCTCGCCATTGATGCGAAGCAAAGAAGACCAAGAGTCATGGCCTCTCAACAATATTGATCACACTCGCCACTCGAATGCAACAGCAAGGAACTTCATAAACATTCCCCATTTTCAATCGCTCAGAGAGAATCGCTTAAACCTAGACTTAACCATCTCTACATGTTTCTCCCACTCAAATTAG